A genomic window from Chloroflexota bacterium includes:
- a CDS encoding amidohydrolase family protein translates to MTKSVDRLLTNAIVLTMDRDFHQYEPGAVAIADDKIIAVGLEAELKQQYTANETVDCDGKVLMPGLVNAHTHVPMTLLRGLADDLRLDVWLLGYMMPVEREFVSPEFVQLGTSLACIELIRSGVTCFADMYYFEEDVAIATAEAGLRALCAQTVLKYPSPDADSYEQSLDAADDFIARWKNHPLIVPSVAPHAPYTCTEDILQATSAIAVKHDVPLHTHLAETLTEVEASKEEHGMPVIPYVKKHKIFEAKVLAAHCVHVDSGEIHTLHHHGAGVAHNPSSNLKLASGVAPVNAMLEIGVNVGIGTDGPASNNDLDMFEEIRLTALLAKGISGDPTVLPAKTALLMATRLGAQAMHMGEITGSLESGKRADLILVDISPLHNAPRFHRDPEGIYAQLIYAAKSTDVSDVMVNGQWLMRDRELLTLDEAPLLEQAAEYAQKIDAFLRQREESVLSKLIAIGGALEQESFEVQAKVRITDTQAILANISRPEIETLHTRQYHEFDTYFQFDDPTQGQLRYREDEYIGEDEAVDKIRYRLTMIGKTSERHFLSDVLLSRSRYIAPATHSLRFYREYFKPNSETFIEKDRLRWRVLFRGTEFYINLDRIDKPDLGTFLEVKSRTWSLRDAENKAKMAKELLIFLGAEPEKMVVQDYVEAAASEQS, encoded by the coding sequence ATGACAAAATCAGTGGATCGCCTCCTCACTAACGCTATCGTTCTCACAATGGATAGAGATTTTCACCAATACGAACCCGGTGCAGTCGCCATCGCAGATGACAAAATCATCGCTGTCGGGCTGGAAGCAGAACTCAAACAACAATACACGGCCAACGAAACAGTGGACTGCGACGGCAAGGTGCTCATGCCGGGTCTGGTCAACGCGCATACCCATGTCCCCATGACATTGTTACGCGGGCTTGCCGATGACTTACGCCTCGATGTCTGGTTGCTGGGCTATATGATGCCCGTGGAACGCGAGTTTGTATCGCCCGAATTCGTCCAGCTAGGCACCTCACTGGCCTGCATTGAACTCATTCGCTCGGGAGTCACCTGCTTTGCCGATATGTATTATTTTGAAGAAGATGTCGCCATAGCCACCGCAGAAGCCGGGTTGCGCGCCTTATGCGCTCAAACGGTACTCAAATACCCTTCCCCCGACGCCGATTCATACGAGCAATCTCTCGATGCTGCCGATGATTTTATCGCCCGTTGGAAGAACCATCCGCTAATTGTCCCCTCGGTGGCCCCACATGCGCCCTATACCTGCACCGAAGATATTCTTCAAGCTACCTCGGCAATCGCGGTCAAACATGATGTGCCGCTGCACACTCATTTAGCCGAAACCCTCACCGAGGTCGAAGCCTCAAAAGAAGAACACGGCATGCCCGTAATTCCCTACGTCAAAAAACATAAAATCTTCGAGGCTAAAGTGCTAGCTGCCCATTGTGTGCATGTAGATAGCGGCGAAATCCACACCCTGCACCACCACGGAGCCGGGGTTGCACATAACCCGTCTTCCAATCTAAAACTGGCTTCGGGGGTTGCTCCAGTTAATGCCATGCTCGAAATTGGCGTTAATGTTGGCATCGGCACCGATGGCCCAGCCTCCAATAACGATCTGGATATGTTTGAAGAAATCCGCCTGACGGCTCTGCTCGCCAAAGGCATTAGCGGCGATCCCACTGTGTTACCCGCCAAAACCGCCTTACTGATGGCTACCCGTTTGGGGGCGCAAGCCATGCATATGGGCGAAATTACCGGTTCGCTTGAATCCGGCAAACGCGCCGATCTGATTCTGGTAGATATTTCTCCTCTGCATAACGCCCCGCGTTTCCACAGAGACCCTGAAGGGATCTATGCCCAATTGATCTATGCCGCCAAGAGTACTGATGTCAGCGACGTGATGGTCAATGGTCAATGGCTAATGCGCGACCGAGAGTTGCTCACGCTGGATGAAGCCCCACTGCTGGAACAAGCCGCTGAGTATGCCCAAAAAATTGATGCCTTCTTACGCCAGCGCGAAGAATCGGTACTCTCGAAACTGATCGCAATTGGCGGAGCATTGGAGCAAGAGAGCTTTGAAGTACAGGCTAAAGTTCGCATTACCGATACACAAGCCATCCTGGCTAATATTTCGCGGCCTGAAATCGAAACCCTGCACACACGTCAATACCACGAATTCGATACCTACTTCCAATTTGATGATCCTACCCAGGGGCAATTGCGCTACCGAGAAGACGAATATATCGGCGAGGATGAAGCCGTCGATAAAATTCGTTATCGCCTGACGATGATCGGTAAAACCAGCGAACGCCATTTCCTAAGCGATGTATTGCTTTCCCGCAGCCGTTATATTGCCCCTGCCACCCACAGCCTGCGCTTTTATCGCGAATATTTCAAGCCCAACTCCGAAACCTTCATCGAGAAAGATCGCCTGCGCTGGCGGGTACTCTTCCGCGGCACAGAGTTCTACATCAACCTTGATCGCATTGATAAACCGGACTTAGGCACTTTTTTGGAAGTCAAAAGCCGCACCTGGAGTTTGAGGGACGCGGAAAACAAGGCAAAAATGGCTAAAGAATTACTCATATTTTTGGGAGCTGAACCCGAAAAGATGGTGGTGCAAGACTACGTTGAAGCTGCCGCGAGCGAACAATCCTGA
- a CDS encoding PadR family transcriptional regulator, whose translation MTNAELAILSLIAETPRHGYEIEQTIEMRGMRDWTEIGFSSIYYLLNKLEKSGLIASEIQQFEGKGPARKVYQITAAGYEAQAAATYDALSTLHGRSVPFLLGLSNFPVLSSEQALDALHAYRQQLTERQQHLVQRTEAQSSAPFFVSAMFDYSLALIEAERKWLDTFIQDLEVKENVES comes from the coding sequence ATGACCAACGCAGAGCTTGCCATCCTCAGCTTGATTGCCGAAACACCCCGTCACGGCTACGAGATTGAACAAACCATCGAGATGCGCGGGATGCGCGATTGGACGGAAATTGGTTTTTCATCGATCTATTATTTGCTAAACAAGTTGGAAAAATCTGGCTTGATTGCGAGCGAAATACAGCAATTTGAAGGTAAAGGACCTGCCCGCAAAGTGTACCAGATTACCGCTGCAGGGTATGAAGCGCAAGCCGCCGCGACCTATGATGCTCTGTCTACGTTGCATGGGAGATCGGTGCCATTCTTGCTGGGGTTGTCGAATTTCCCGGTTTTATCGTCAGAGCAAGCTCTTGATGCTTTGCACGCCTATCGTCAACAGCTTACAGAGCGCCAACAACATCTTGTGCAGCGTACTGAGGCGCAGAGCAGCGCACCTTTTTTTGTGAGCGCCATGTTTGACTATAGTTTGGCATTGATTGAAGCCGAACGAAAATGGTTGGATACATTTATTCAGGATTTGGAGGTGAAAGAAAATGTCGAAAGTTGA
- a CDS encoding aldo/keto reductase yields MQYRYLGSSGLQVSALSFGAWVTFGNQLDVDAAYELMNAAYEAGVNFFDNAEVYADGKAETIMGEVLKRAPWKRSDLVISTKIFWGGQGPNDRGLSRKHIVEGLDAALARLQLDYVDLVFAHRPDLHTPIEETVRAFTHAINQGKAFYWGTSEWSAQQIMEAYAVARREHLIPPQMEQPQYNMFHRERVEVEYDRLYEEIGLGTTIWSPLASGLLTGKYNQGTPDGTRISLEGYEWLRKQFESAEAQQRLEKVGKLIPIADELGCTIAQLALAWTLKNPHVSTTITGASRVEQVVENMKAIDFVEKLTPEVMTRIEDALENKPTQQQDWRG; encoded by the coding sequence ATGCAATATCGTTATCTTGGATCGTCTGGCCTGCAAGTTTCGGCGCTGTCGTTTGGCGCCTGGGTCACATTTGGAAATCAACTTGATGTAGATGCAGCCTATGAACTGATGAACGCCGCCTATGAGGCCGGGGTTAATTTTTTCGATAATGCCGAAGTCTACGCTGATGGTAAAGCCGAGACAATTATGGGAGAAGTACTCAAACGCGCTCCCTGGAAACGCTCGGATTTAGTCATCTCGACCAAAATCTTTTGGGGCGGACAAGGCCCCAACGACCGCGGGCTTTCGCGCAAACATATCGTGGAAGGCCTGGACGCGGCGCTGGCGCGTTTGCAGCTCGATTACGTTGATCTCGTCTTTGCGCACCGCCCCGATCTGCACACGCCTATCGAAGAGACTGTGCGCGCCTTCACCCACGCTATCAACCAGGGCAAAGCCTTCTACTGGGGCACCAGCGAGTGGAGCGCCCAACAAATTATGGAGGCTTACGCCGTCGCCCGGCGCGAGCATCTGATTCCCCCACAGATGGAGCAGCCTCAGTACAATATGTTCCACCGCGAACGTGTAGAAGTGGAGTACGACCGCCTGTACGAAGAAATCGGCCTGGGCACCACCATTTGGAGTCCTCTCGCCAGCGGTCTGCTCACCGGCAAATACAATCAGGGCACACCCGATGGAACCCGCATAAGTCTGGAAGGCTACGAATGGCTGCGCAAACAATTTGAAAGCGCAGAAGCCCAGCAACGCCTGGAAAAAGTTGGCAAACTGATACCCATTGCAGATGAACTTGGCTGCACCATCGCCCAACTCGCCTTGGCCTGGACGTTGAAGAATCCGCATGTCAGCACGACCATCACCGGCGCTTCGCGCGTTGAGCAGGTTGTGGAAAATATGAAAGCCATTGATTTCGTCGAAAAACTCACCCCCGAGGTGATGACCCGCATCGAAGATGCACTCGAAAACAAACCCACACAGCAGCAAGATTGGCGCGGGTAA
- a CDS encoding LysE family transporter, whose amino-acid sequence MDTLFFFKGLVLGFSIAAPVGPIGVLCIRRTLAEGRLHGLISGLGAATADGFYGLVAGFGLSMLSGLLVEQQRWLALLGGLYLLYLGIKTLGTKPGEQAASDRSSTLWGAYFSTLVLTLTNPVTILSFVAIFAGLGMVAGSYMAAASLVAGVFLGSAAWWLTLSGGVSLLRNRVTPKTLVWINRVAGAVLLVYGVIALISSLLAN is encoded by the coding sequence ATGGATACACTTTTTTTCTTCAAAGGTTTGGTATTAGGATTCTCAATTGCTGCGCCGGTCGGTCCGATTGGAGTTCTTTGCATCCGGCGGACTCTGGCTGAGGGGCGGCTGCACGGACTCATCTCGGGGCTGGGGGCAGCCACCGCGGATGGATTTTACGGCCTGGTGGCAGGATTCGGTTTATCCATGCTCTCGGGCCTGTTGGTGGAGCAACAGAGATGGCTGGCGTTGCTCGGCGGCCTGTATCTACTCTATTTGGGCATCAAAACCCTGGGGACAAAACCCGGTGAACAAGCCGCCAGCGACAGAAGCTCAACCCTGTGGGGAGCTTATTTTTCAACCTTGGTGCTAACACTCACTAATCCAGTGACTATCCTTTCATTTGTGGCAATCTTCGCCGGTTTGGGGATGGTCGCAGGCAGCTACATGGCGGCAGCCTCATTGGTGGCCGGGGTATTTTTGGGATCAGCGGCCTGGTGGCTGACGCTCAGCGGCGGGGTTAGCCTGCTGCGCAACCGTGTAACTCCCAAAACTCTGGTCTGGATTAACCGCGTCGCCGGGGCAGTTTTGCTGGTATACGGGGTAATAGCGTTGATCAGCTCACTACTTGCAAACTAA
- the purB gene encoding adenylosuccinate lyase: MNNYKSYLSPFTWRYGSAAMRQIWSEHYTRLLWRKIWVALAQTQAHFGLVTPEQVADLQHHADKVDVERALEIEIEIQHDLMAEVKTYAEQCPLGGGIIHLGATSVDVKDNATVLQMRAALDLTIAGARDLLLILVPKMIQFAETPVMAYTHLQPAEPTTLGYRLAQYTQDLLTDWENLVRARAALKGKGFKGAVGTSASYAELFGLENLAEFELLMAEELGLTFFPVTTQTYPRKQDYEVLSALAGMGASIYKLAFDLRILQSPPIGELAEPFGSKQIGSSAMPFKRNPIQAEKLDSLARLLAQFPRTAWDNAAHSLLERTLDDSANRRTLLPEAFLIADELLRVAYKIISNLQIDEIAIGRNFAIYAPFAATERLLMALGKAGADRQAMHEYLRQHALTAWEALRVGEANPLIELVAQESEFLRHLSGAAIRGLMDASHYVGNAPQKTRQLAADIQSIVG; encoded by the coding sequence ATGAATAATTATAAAAGCTATCTTTCCCCTTTTACTTGGCGCTACGGCTCTGCGGCCATGCGCCAAATCTGGAGCGAGCATTATACGCGCTTGCTGTGGCGAAAAATCTGGGTGGCATTGGCCCAAACCCAGGCGCACTTTGGCCTGGTTACCCCCGAACAAGTCGCCGATTTACAACACCATGCCGATAAAGTTGATGTGGAACGCGCTTTGGAAATTGAGATTGAAATTCAGCATGATCTGATGGCCGAAGTCAAAACCTACGCTGAGCAATGCCCATTGGGTGGGGGGATTATTCATCTGGGGGCGACTTCAGTGGACGTGAAAGATAATGCCACCGTGCTGCAAATGCGGGCTGCTCTGGACTTAACCATAGCTGGCGCGCGTGACCTGTTATTGATTCTCGTCCCGAAGATGATCCAGTTCGCCGAGACTCCGGTGATGGCCTATACTCACCTGCAACCGGCAGAGCCAACTACGTTGGGGTATCGTTTGGCGCAATATACGCAGGATTTGTTGACAGATTGGGAAAATCTTGTGCGTGCGCGTGCCGCGCTAAAAGGTAAAGGTTTTAAGGGCGCGGTAGGGACTTCGGCCTCGTATGCGGAACTCTTTGGGTTGGAAAACTTGGCCGAGTTTGAACTTTTAATGGCAGAAGAATTAGGCCTGACCTTCTTCCCGGTGACGACCCAAACCTACCCGCGCAAGCAGGATTATGAAGTGCTTTCGGCGTTGGCCGGGATGGGCGCTTCGATTTACAAACTGGCTTTTGATTTACGCATTTTACAATCGCCCCCGATTGGCGAATTGGCTGAGCCGTTTGGTAGCAAGCAGATCGGTTCTTCGGCGATGCCTTTCAAGCGTAACCCAATTCAGGCTGAGAAATTGGACTCGCTGGCGCGCCTGCTTGCGCAATTCCCGCGTACGGCCTGGGATAATGCTGCCCATTCGCTATTGGAACGCACCCTCGATGACAGCGCCAACCGGCGTACGCTTTTGCCTGAAGCCTTTTTGATTGCCGATGAACTTTTGCGCGTTGCATACAAAATCATATCGAATTTGCAAATTGATGAAATCGCTATTGGGCGGAATTTTGCTATTTATGCGCCGTTTGCGGCTACTGAACGTTTGCTGATGGCGCTGGGTAAAGCTGGTGCCGACCGTCAGGCCATGCACGAATATTTGCGGCAACACGCCCTGACTGCGTGGGAGGCCCTGCGGGTTGGGGAAGCGAATCCGTTAATTGAGTTGGTTGCCCAGGAAAGCGAATTTTTGCGCCATCTTTCTGGTGCAGCGATACGCGGTTTGATGGATGCGAGTCATTATGTGGGTAACGCGCCGCAAAAGACGCGTCAATTGGCGGCTGATATTCAAAGCATAGTGGGGTAA
- a CDS encoding metallophosphoesterase family protein, with the protein MKIAVLADIHANYPALEATVDHIERWQPDTVLVAGDLINRGPKPVECLHLIQKMQTQRGWEVIRGNHEEYVLWHSLPDSPREGPLFELFRYSYWTYEKLDEQAALLEAMPDEFSKNIPAAGEFRCVHASMKSNRRGIYPEMADETIKKLINPPPALLAVGHTHRPLIRQIGQTLVVNAGAVGLPFDADRRPAYAQITFSQGHWSAEIVRLNYDITQAKRDFYDTGFLDQAGPLSKIIQLELEISLSQLFQWTHIYMNAVLDEKISIKQAVDEYLRDPLDRPYW; encoded by the coding sequence ATGAAGATCGCCGTCCTCGCGGATATTCACGCCAATTACCCAGCCCTTGAAGCAACCGTAGATCACATTGAACGCTGGCAACCAGATACTGTTCTGGTTGCTGGCGATCTTATCAACCGCGGCCCAAAACCGGTTGAATGTTTGCATCTCATCCAGAAAATGCAAACGCAACGCGGCTGGGAAGTGATCCGCGGCAATCATGAAGAATATGTGCTCTGGCACAGCCTGCCTGATTCGCCGCGTGAAGGGCCACTCTTTGAATTATTCCGCTACAGCTATTGGACGTATGAAAAACTCGATGAACAGGCAGCACTCCTTGAAGCCATGCCCGATGAATTTAGTAAAAATATCCCCGCCGCAGGTGAGTTTCGCTGCGTACATGCCTCTATGAAAAGCAATCGCCGGGGTATTTACCCTGAAATGGCGGATGAAACCATCAAAAAATTGATCAACCCGCCCCCCGCGCTGCTCGCCGTTGGACACACCCACCGACCGCTGATCCGCCAAATTGGGCAAACCCTGGTTGTCAATGCCGGAGCCGTAGGCCTTCCCTTTGATGCCGACCGTCGCCCCGCCTATGCGCAGATTACATTTTCACAGGGGCATTGGAGCGCCGAAATAGTTCGACTGAATTACGACATCACACAGGCCAAGAGAGATTTTTACGACACCGGTTTCCTCGATCAAGCTGGCCCACTCAGCAAAATCATACAGCTGGAATTGGAAATCTCACTCTCCCAGCTTTTCCAATGGACACATATTTACATGAACGCAGTTCTGGATGAAAAAATCAGCATCAAACAAGCCGTTGATGAGTATTTGCGTGATCCGCTGGATCGGCCATATTGGTAA